One Candidatus Zixiibacteriota bacterium genomic window, CATCACTGAACCGGCGCGCCCTGATAGAGAAATCCTTCGTTAAGGAAACCTTTTCCGCCGTTTTAACCAGGTGCTGTAAAGGGATAACGATGTAACGCTGCAAACGGGTGACCACAAGGAAGCCGAGCAGCAGGGAAAGAGCGGTTGTTCCGAAAATTGTCATGGCTCGCTTACGAAGACGAGCGTTGAGATCAGACAAGTCCATGACGATTTCCAGTTGACCGAGTTTTTGTCCATTGATCATCACCGGCCGCGTTACGGCGGGTTGGGTGGTAATGGCTCCGTGTGATTCTTTGACACTGTCCCGGAAATAAGACGCCACTAAATTTCCGTTATTATCTCTGATGACGGCCAGCATTACGGTAGATTGATTGCGAAAAGCTTCCAGGGCATGCTCTACTTCGAGACGTGACCGATTGGGTAACTGGGAAGCGCAATTAGCACTGATAGCGTCGGCCAGGACGCGGGCCTCGGAGATCATGGCATCCCTGGTAGCCTGACGGTCGTCCAGAATAAACAGCAATCCGGATAGAGCCAGGGCAGCACAGATGGCGGTCGAAACGATCCAAACCAGTTTCTGCTTGATCGATAGCCTGCTGATAATTCTCATTTACGGTTGTGCCCCGCTCAACGTTGAATGGTCGCTAAGTATGCCAAAACTTGTTGTGTTAATTGACCAATGCTGCGGCTTCGTAAACTATCCCCGCTTTTATTGAAGGTCAGAATTCTCTTGGTTCTAATATCGGCCGTAAAGTTTTCTGGTTTAGACTAGTCTAAAGAGAAGACGGCATGAAGGTGGAAATAAAAAGGAGCGTTCGGAAGAACGCTCCTGTGGATAATATCGGTAGGAATAGTCTTCTATCGCTTGTCGAGAGTGTTATTGAACTGCTCCAGCCGGTCGGCCATCGACTCAAACAGCTCGGTTGTATCTCCCTCGATTACGATTTTCTCGATCTGATCCCCGGCGCGGATGTCGTTGACCACGTCCTGATCGGTTTCATCCACGACATGGCCGAAAACCGAATGGCGGTCATCGAGCCAGGGAGTCGCTACATGGGTTATGAAAAACTGGCTGCCGTTGGTGTTGGGGCCGGCGTTGGCCATCGAGAGAATTCCCGGCCGGTCGTGACGTAACTCGGGTACGAATTCATCCTCGAACCGATATCCCGGACCGCCGGTGCCGGTACCGAGCGGGCAACCACCCTGGATCATAAATTCTTCGATTACCCGATGAAATTTCAGCCCATCGTAAAAACCGCGCTGGGCCAAATTAACGAAATTCGCCACTGTCAACGGGGTTTTATCGTCATGCAGGATGAGCCTGATGTTTCCCTTGTTGGTTTTGATAGTAGCCTGCACTTTTTTCATACCTCCTTGTCTATGAACTAATGCTCGTTTCTTGCCATATATCCGGGCGAATCATTTTATCCGGGAGCTGCGTCAATAACTTCCCTGTTCGGTTCGTTTAATAATCTCATTCTGCAGCTCCGGGCTCAAGTCGATAAAATAATCGCTGTAGCCCGCTACCCGCACGATCAAGTCTCGATATTTCTCCGGTTCGGCCTGGGCTTTGCGCAGGGTCTCGGCGGTAACGACGTTGAACTGGATATGGTGCCCGTCCAGCTTGAAATATGTCCGCACCAGATGCATCATTTTTGTCAGACCGTTGTCATCGGCTAAAAGGTGCGGAGTGAATTTCTGATTCAGTAATGTCCCGCCGGTTCGAAGATGGTCGATTTTGGCCGCTGACTTGAGCACCGCCGTCGGTCCCAGCCGATCCGCCCCCTGCACCGGTGAGATACCTTCCGACAAAGGCTCCCCGGCCAGGCGACCATCCGGCATCGCCCCGACCACACTGCCGAAATAAACGTGGCTGGTGGTGGGGAGGAGGTTGATCCGGAAATGCCCGCCCTTGGTGTTAGGGCGACCGTCGATTGCCTCGAAGTACATCTCAAAAATCTGCCGGAGAATATCATCGGCATAATCGTCGTCGTTGCCGTAACGCGGCGTTTCGTACGACAACCGCTCGCGCCGGCTGTCCGCACCGGCGAAATTGCTGTCGGTTATCGTGATCAGTTCCGTCAGGCTCAACGACTTATGATCGTAAACATGATACTTGACGGCTGAGAGGCAGTCGGTCAATGAGCCGACCCCGACACCCTGTACGTAAGAGCTGTTGTAGCGTGCGCCGCCGTCGTTGTAGTCGCGCCCGCGCACGATGCAGTCATCGATCAACAGCGATAAAAACGGCGCCGGGAGAATCTCCGCCCAGAGTCGTTCGATCTGTCGATTCCCCTTGAGTTTGATCTCTACGAAATGGTTCAGTTGTGTCCGATACGCCGCCATCAACGTCTCGAACGATTCAAGCTGCTCGGTCGAACCGGTTGCCGGTCCCAGTCGTTTACCGGTGCGGGGATCGATTCCGTCGTGCAGCGTTATCTCCAGCACCTTGACCAGGTTGAAGTAACCGGTCAAAATATAACTTTCCTTACCGAACGCTCCGGTTTCGACACAGCCGCTCGATCCCCCCTGGCGGGCATCGGTGATTGATTTCCCCTGCCGCAGCAACTCCGCGATGATAGCATCGGTGTTGAACAGCGAGGGCTGTCCGTAGCCGGTCTTGATTATTTTCAGCGCCCGTTTGATCAGCC contains:
- a CDS encoding glycyl radical protein, whose protein sequence is MNDRIARLRQESLGAVARISLERARLLTEFYQSGETEGLSVPETRAQAFAYLLEHKAICINNGELIVGERGEVPKATPTYPEICCHTLKDFEVLDSRPKIPFAVSDENRRIQKEQIIPFWSGRSIRNRIFEQVDNDWKDCYEAGVFTEFQEQRAPGHTVLDDKIYRKGMLDFRADIAASLDKINSNDIDAESRRAELRAMDITAQALIRFAERYVDALTQLAEQESDPDRRTELETMAAICRRVPAHAPETFWEALQYYWFVHLGVITELNTWDSFNPGRLDQHLLPFYRRDLEAGRLTEERARELLQAFWIKFNNQPAPPKVGVTARESATYTDFCLINVGGVTPTGEDGVNEMTFMILDVIEEMRLLQPSSMVQISKKNPDRLIKRALKIIKTGYGQPSLFNTDAIIAELLRQGKSITDARQGGSSGCVETGAFGKESYILTGYFNLVKVLEITLHDGIDPRTGKRLGPATGSTEQLESFETLMAAYRTQLNHFVEIKLKGNRQIERLWAEILPAPFLSLLIDDCIVRGRDYNDGGARYNSSYVQGVGVGSLTDCLSAVKYHVYDHKSLSLTELITITDSNFAGADSRRERLSYETPRYGNDDDYADDILRQIFEMYFEAIDGRPNTKGGHFRINLLPTTSHVYFGSVVGAMPDGRLAGEPLSEGISPVQGADRLGPTAVLKSAAKIDHLRTGGTLLNQKFTPHLLADDNGLTKMMHLVRTYFKLDGHHIQFNVVTAETLRKAQAEPEKYRDLIVRVAGYSDYFIDLSPELQNEIIKRTEQGSY
- a CDS encoding peptidylprolyl isomerase; its protein translation is MKKVQATIKTNKGNIRLILHDDKTPLTVANFVNLAQRGFYDGLKFHRVIEEFMIQGGCPLGTGTGGPGYRFEDEFVPELRHDRPGILSMANAGPNTNGSQFFITHVATPWLDDRHSVFGHVVDETDQDVVNDIRAGDQIEKIVIEGDTTELFESMADRLEQFNNTLDKR